The following proteins are co-located in the Paludibaculum fermentans genome:
- a CDS encoding ABC transporter ATP-binding protein, with product MISLRNIEKFYQQGPDRFYVLRRINLEIKEGDFIAVMGPSGAGKSTLLHVLGMHDTSWTGEYQLFDHSIHRMDRKQRMEVYKKYFGFVFQSYHLLDDLTVAENLDVPLSYRNIKKTERQAIVADTLDRFQMVGKKDLFPSQLSGGQQQLVGVARAIIANPKVILADEPTGNLHSSQGIEIMEMFKKLNEAGATIVMVTHSETNASYAHKIVRIVDGWIEGDPRG from the coding sequence CTGACCGGTTCTATGTGCTGCGGCGCATTAACCTTGAGATCAAGGAAGGCGACTTCATCGCTGTGATGGGGCCGTCGGGCGCGGGCAAGTCGACCCTACTCCACGTGCTGGGGATGCACGACACCTCCTGGACCGGCGAGTACCAACTCTTCGATCACAGCATCCACCGCATGGACCGCAAACAGCGCATGGAGGTCTATAAGAAGTACTTCGGTTTCGTTTTCCAGAGCTATCACCTGCTGGACGACCTGACCGTGGCCGAGAACCTTGATGTCCCGCTCTCTTACCGCAACATTAAGAAGACAGAGCGTCAGGCGATTGTGGCCGACACCCTGGACCGGTTCCAGATGGTGGGGAAGAAGGACCTGTTCCCCAGCCAGCTCTCGGGCGGACAGCAGCAGTTGGTAGGTGTGGCGCGCGCGATTATCGCCAACCCCAAGGTGATTCTGGCCGACGAACCCACGGGCAACCTCCACTCCTCGCAAGGCATTGAGATTATGGAGATGTTCAAGAAGCTGAACGAGGCCGGCGCGACTATCGTGATGGTCACGCACTCAGAGACCAACGCCTCGTATGCCCACAAAATTGTCCGCATCGTGGACGGCTGGATCGAAGGCGACCCCAGAGGTTAA
- a CDS encoding glycosyltransferase family 2 protein, translating to MINHKRIAVVLPAYNAARTLRATVQELPDIVDDRILVDDHSTDDTVEVARKLGLHVAVHDRNRGYGGNQKTCYALALSRGADIVVMIHPDYQYSPLLVSAMASMAAYGVYDLVLGSRILGGDALSGGMPLYKYASNRVLTLFQNLILGAKLSEYHTGFRAYTRELLEALPLESNSEDFVFDNQLIAQSIVLGARIGEVSCPTRYFPQASSISFRRSVTYGLGVVRTTLQARLAKWGLLRAAVFPSSRWPMRPPVFLPWAETEE from the coding sequence ATGATCAACCACAAACGAATCGCTGTTGTTCTGCCCGCCTACAACGCCGCCAGGACCCTCAGGGCAACCGTCCAGGAATTGCCGGACATTGTGGACGACCGGATTCTGGTGGACGACCACAGCACCGACGACACCGTGGAAGTGGCGCGCAAGCTGGGCCTGCATGTCGCTGTTCACGACCGCAACCGGGGCTATGGCGGCAATCAGAAGACCTGCTATGCCCTGGCGTTGAGCCGCGGCGCCGACATCGTCGTCATGATCCATCCCGATTATCAGTATTCGCCGCTGCTCGTGTCGGCCATGGCGAGCATGGCCGCCTACGGGGTCTATGATTTGGTCCTGGGCTCCAGGATTCTTGGCGGCGATGCTCTCAGCGGCGGCATGCCGCTCTACAAGTACGCCTCGAACCGCGTGCTCACGCTGTTCCAGAATCTGATTCTCGGCGCCAAGCTCTCCGAGTATCACACCGGATTTCGCGCCTACACGCGCGAACTGCTGGAAGCCCTGCCGCTGGAGAGCAACTCGGAAGATTTCGTATTTGACAACCAGTTGATTGCGCAGAGCATCGTGCTTGGCGCGCGCATCGGGGAAGTGTCCTGCCCCACACGCTACTTCCCGCAGGCCTCGTCCATCAGCTTCCGCCGCAGCGTGACCTACGGACTAGGAGTAGTCCGCACCACGCTGCAGGCGCGGCTCGCGAAATGGGGCCTGTTGCGCGCGGCGGTCTTCCCCTCGTCTCGCTGGCCCATGCGGCCGCCCGTCTTTCTGCCCTGGGCCGAGACGGAAGAATGA
- a CDS encoding sensor histidine kinase yields MNPFRRISYWFASHENRVLYASLMAGSVAVIFSLVVLWSGDTFSAKVRWTMTVLIMGFWLGFAFSARERVVSPLRTLANLLEAMHEGDYSIRGRGARQDDALGEVMIQLNAIGTTLRAQRLGAVEATALLTKVMEEIEVALFTFDDQERLKLVNRAAERLLALPAARLLGRTATELGLDEFLHSEASETIARSFPGSAGRWGIRRTSFRESGLPHTLLVVADLTRALREEELQAWQRLVRVLGHELNNSLTPIKSIAGSLAQLLNRQPRADDWEDDMKDGLSVIASRSESLSRFIGAYSRLAKLPRPVLAPVELYRLIHRVANLETRAPVKVQNGPAITLQADADQLEQMLINLVRNAVDASKETGGGVSVTWEVEGPMATVLVLDEGLGLSNTANLFVPFFTTKPGGSGIGLVLSRQIAEAHGGTLTLANRAGVRGCQARLQLPLSQSF; encoded by the coding sequence ATGAACCCATTCCGCCGCATCTCTTACTGGTTCGCCTCGCACGAGAATCGCGTACTCTACGCCTCGTTGATGGCGGGCTCAGTGGCGGTGATCTTCTCCCTGGTGGTGCTGTGGTCGGGCGACACGTTTTCGGCCAAGGTGCGTTGGACCATGACGGTCCTCATCATGGGGTTCTGGCTGGGTTTCGCCTTCTCGGCCCGTGAGCGGGTGGTCTCGCCTTTGCGCACCCTCGCCAACCTGTTGGAAGCAATGCACGAGGGCGACTACTCCATCCGCGGCCGGGGCGCGCGCCAGGACGACGCGCTGGGCGAGGTGATGATCCAGTTGAACGCCATCGGCACCACCCTGCGGGCGCAGCGCCTGGGCGCCGTCGAGGCGACCGCCCTGCTCACCAAGGTGATGGAGGAGATCGAGGTCGCGCTGTTCACGTTTGACGACCAGGAGCGGTTGAAACTCGTCAATCGCGCCGCCGAGCGCCTGCTCGCCCTGCCGGCCGCCCGGTTGCTGGGCCGCACTGCGACGGAATTGGGGCTGGACGAGTTCCTCCACTCGGAAGCGTCGGAAACCATTGCCCGCTCGTTCCCGGGCAGCGCCGGACGCTGGGGGATCCGCCGTACCTCTTTCCGGGAGAGCGGCCTGCCGCACACGCTGCTGGTTGTAGCCGACCTCACCCGGGCCCTTCGTGAGGAAGAGCTCCAGGCCTGGCAGCGCCTGGTCCGAGTGCTGGGGCATGAGCTAAACAACTCGCTGACGCCCATCAAGTCGATCGCGGGCAGCCTGGCGCAACTCCTCAACCGCCAGCCGAGGGCGGATGACTGGGAAGACGATATGAAGGACGGGCTCAGCGTCATCGCGTCCCGCTCAGAGTCTCTCAGCCGGTTTATCGGCGCCTACTCCCGGCTGGCCAAGCTGCCGAGGCCGGTGCTGGCGCCCGTGGAACTCTACCGGTTGATCCACCGCGTGGCCAACCTGGAGACGCGGGCTCCTGTGAAAGTGCAGAACGGCCCGGCCATCACCCTGCAGGCCGACGCCGATCAGCTGGAGCAGATGCTGATCAACCTGGTCCGCAACGCGGTGGATGCATCTAAAGAGACGGGTGGCGGCGTGTCCGTGACCTGGGAGGTGGAAGGCCCAATGGCGACAGTCCTCGTCCTGGATGAGGGGCTGGGCCTCTCGAACACGGCCAACCTCTTCGTTCCGTTCTTCACTACAAAGCCCGGAGGCTCGGGCATCGGGCTGGTGCTATCGCGGCAGATTGCCGAGGCGCACGGCGGGACTCTGACTCTGGCGAACCGAGCCGGTGTACGCGGGTGTCAGGCGCGGCTCCAACTGCCTCTTTCCCAGAGCTTTTAG
- a CDS encoding asparaginase domain-containing protein, protein MATSADAGPIRILITGGTFDKEYDELTGRLFFQESHLPEMLKLGRCGLPLQVRTLMMIDSLDMSDADRRLVVEQCRSAAEHRIVITHGTDTMTETAQMLAGEIQDKTIVLTGAMVPYKFGSSDGLFNLGSALAFAQTLPPGVYVAMNGRFFAAGKVRKNRQTGMFEEQG, encoded by the coding sequence ATGGCCACATCCGCGGACGCCGGTCCGATCCGCATCCTGATCACCGGCGGAACATTCGACAAGGAATACGACGAACTCACCGGCCGGCTCTTCTTTCAGGAGTCGCACCTGCCCGAGATGCTCAAGCTCGGCCGTTGCGGCCTGCCGCTGCAGGTTCGCACGCTGATGATGATCGACAGCCTGGACATGTCCGACGCGGACCGGCGCCTGGTTGTGGAACAGTGCCGCTCCGCCGCCGAGCATCGAATTGTGATTACGCACGGAACGGACACGATGACGGAAACCGCTCAAATGCTGGCGGGTGAGATCCAGGACAAAACCATCGTGCTCACCGGCGCCATGGTGCCCTACAAATTCGGCAGTTCCGACGGCCTGTTCAACCTGGGCAGTGCCCTGGCCTTCGCCCAGACCCTGCCGCCGGGTGTCTACGTCGCCATGAACGGCCGCTTTTTCGCGGCTGGCAAGGTGCGCAAGAATCGCCAGACAGGAATGTTCGAAGAGCAGGGTTAG
- a CDS encoding alpha-L-fucosidase has translation MNRRGFLAALTAAGCALPAAFAQKYSPDWTSLKAHTVPNWFEDAKFGIFIHWGLYSVPAWAPPSGELGKVDMSRWFYQNAYAEWYLNSIRLKDSPSYKHHVETYGADFDYYRFGQAFEQQNRAWKPQNWASLFKDAGARYVVLTTKHHDGYTLWPSKVPNPKRPQGGINSPRDLVGDLTKAVRGAGLHMGLYYSGGLDWTFETRPIATMGDLRTTAPQTEEYARYADAHWRELIRLYQPSVLWNDIGYPKLGKPEALFADYYNAVPEGVINNRFSVEYSDFTTPEYAKYDKITPKKWESCRGLGFSFGYNQVEGPEHVIAPEALIELLVDIVSKNGNLLLNIGPKPDGTISEIQLNRLNALGAWLKTNGDGIFGSRPWVRPSAKTTAGGDVRFTKKGDALYAFLLGRAAGPSTVVGLTLAPGSTVRLSGGRSVAWKKTGDGTTFELPANSPAAGPVALSITPAPAA, from the coding sequence ATGAATCGCCGAGGCTTCCTCGCTGCCCTCACCGCCGCCGGCTGTGCCCTGCCCGCGGCTTTCGCGCAAAAGTATTCGCCTGACTGGACTTCGCTGAAAGCCCACACGGTCCCCAACTGGTTCGAAGACGCTAAATTCGGCATCTTCATCCACTGGGGCCTCTATTCGGTACCAGCCTGGGCTCCGCCATCCGGAGAGCTGGGCAAGGTCGACATGAGCCGGTGGTTCTACCAGAACGCCTACGCCGAGTGGTATTTGAATTCCATTCGCCTCAAAGATTCGCCCAGCTACAAGCACCACGTCGAAACCTATGGCGCGGACTTCGATTACTACCGCTTCGGCCAGGCGTTCGAGCAGCAGAACCGCGCGTGGAAGCCGCAGAACTGGGCGTCGTTGTTCAAAGATGCCGGCGCGCGCTATGTCGTACTCACCACCAAGCATCACGACGGTTACACGCTGTGGCCCAGCAAGGTTCCGAATCCCAAGCGGCCGCAGGGCGGCATCAACTCACCGCGCGACCTCGTCGGCGACCTGACCAAGGCGGTGCGCGGCGCGGGGCTGCACATGGGACTGTACTATTCCGGCGGCCTGGACTGGACCTTCGAAACCCGGCCCATCGCCACCATGGGCGACCTGCGGACCACGGCGCCCCAGACCGAAGAGTATGCCCGCTACGCCGATGCCCACTGGCGCGAACTGATCCGCCTCTACCAGCCCTCCGTGTTGTGGAACGACATCGGGTATCCGAAACTGGGCAAACCCGAAGCACTCTTCGCCGACTACTACAACGCAGTGCCCGAGGGCGTCATCAACAACCGTTTCAGCGTGGAGTACTCAGACTTCACCACGCCTGAATACGCGAAGTACGACAAGATCACGCCCAAGAAATGGGAGTCCTGCCGCGGGCTCGGCTTCAGCTTCGGCTACAACCAGGTGGAAGGGCCGGAGCACGTCATCGCGCCGGAAGCGCTCATCGAACTTCTGGTGGATATCGTCAGCAAGAACGGCAACCTGCTGTTGAACATCGGCCCCAAGCCGGACGGAACGATCTCGGAGATCCAGCTGAACCGCCTGAACGCCCTCGGCGCGTGGCTCAAGACCAACGGGGACGGCATCTTCGGCAGCCGGCCGTGGGTGCGCCCCTCCGCCAAGACGACGGCGGGCGGCGACGTCCGGTTCACGAAGAAAGGCGATGCGCTGTACGCCTTCCTGCTGGGCCGCGCCGCGGGACCGTCCACTGTTGTGGGACTAACGCTCGCGCCCGGGTCCACGGTTCGACTGAGCGGAGGCCGCTCTGTGGCATGGAAGAAAACGGGCGATGGCACAACGTTCGAACTGCCCGCCAATTCGCCGGCAGCGGGACCGGTGGCGTTGAGCATCACTCCTGCGCCAGCCGCCTGA
- a CDS encoding pyridoxal phosphate-dependent decarboxylase family protein, with product MAMERFAPSALNTALEDLDRSFAHLPEFTAEVQGQDRMLGVLRETAARLGDNFPYFHPLYAGQMLKPPHPLARAAYALATWINPNNHALDGGRASSAMEKEAVAELAAMFGWNQHLGHLSSGGTMANLEALWVAGQLQPGQAIAASSQAHYTHERISGVLHLPFAKVDADDHGRLNCQALERRLEQGGIGCVVATLGTTGVGAVDPLPEILKLRERYGFRLHVDSAYGGYFRLAGNLAPATRAAYDLIGEADSIVIDPHKHGLQPYGCGCVLFRDPAVGRLYKHESPYTYFSSHELHLGEISLECSRPGASAVALWATQRLLPTVPGGEFAQGLEASRRAALTFAARLKDDPRFVVPFDPELDIIVWAPRAPSASESSGLSQRIFDLAAEQQLHLALIHLPVSIFRAAWPDLQADQPTIVCLRSVLMKPEHESWLDRIYAILGSTTDAARST from the coding sequence ATGGCCATGGAGAGATTCGCGCCCAGCGCACTGAACACCGCGCTGGAGGATTTGGACCGCTCGTTCGCCCATCTGCCAGAGTTCACGGCCGAAGTACAAGGGCAGGATCGGATGCTCGGGGTGCTGCGCGAGACCGCCGCCCGGTTGGGAGACAATTTCCCGTATTTTCACCCGCTCTACGCCGGTCAGATGCTGAAGCCGCCGCACCCGCTTGCGCGGGCGGCGTATGCGCTGGCCACCTGGATTAATCCGAACAATCATGCCCTGGACGGCGGCCGCGCCAGTTCCGCCATGGAAAAAGAAGCAGTGGCGGAACTGGCCGCCATGTTCGGGTGGAACCAGCACCTGGGCCATCTCTCCAGCGGTGGAACAATGGCTAATCTCGAAGCCCTGTGGGTTGCGGGACAGTTGCAGCCTGGCCAGGCGATTGCTGCTTCCAGCCAGGCGCACTATACGCACGAGCGCATCAGCGGTGTGCTTCACCTGCCTTTCGCAAAGGTCGACGCGGACGATCACGGGCGTCTCAATTGCCAGGCGTTGGAGCGGCGGTTGGAGCAGGGCGGCATCGGCTGTGTCGTCGCGACCCTCGGCACCACCGGGGTGGGGGCAGTCGACCCGCTGCCGGAGATCCTCAAGCTCCGTGAACGCTATGGATTCCGCCTGCACGTCGATTCCGCATACGGCGGCTATTTCCGGCTGGCCGGGAACCTTGCGCCGGCCACCCGCGCCGCCTATGACCTGATCGGCGAAGCAGACTCCATCGTCATCGATCCGCACAAGCATGGGTTGCAGCCATACGGCTGCGGCTGTGTCCTGTTTCGCGACCCGGCCGTCGGGCGGCTCTACAAGCACGAGTCGCCCTACACCTATTTCTCCTCCCACGAGTTGCACCTGGGGGAGATCAGCCTGGAATGCTCCCGGCCCGGCGCTTCGGCGGTGGCCCTATGGGCGACACAGCGGCTGCTGCCGACTGTACCCGGAGGAGAATTCGCGCAGGGACTGGAAGCCTCCAGGCGCGCCGCCTTGACGTTCGCGGCCCGATTGAAAGACGACCCGCGCTTCGTGGTTCCGTTCGATCCGGAACTCGATATCATAGTCTGGGCGCCGCGCGCGCCATCCGCCTCGGAGTCATCCGGACTGTCGCAGAGGATCTTTGACCTGGCGGCGGAGCAGCAACTCCATCTGGCTTTGATCCACCTGCCCGTGTCGATTTTCCGGGCGGCCTGGCCGGACCTGCAGGCGGATCAGCCTACGATCGTCTGCCTGCGCTCGGTGCTGATGAAGCCGGAACACGAGTCGTGGCTCGACCGGATCTACGCGATCCTGGGCTCGACTACGGATGCAGCCAGGTCCACCTAA
- a CDS encoding ABC transporter permease, with amino-acid sequence MRSLLEDVRYAVRLLFRQPGFTLAAVLLLALGIGVNSAIFSIVDSVLLHPLSYKDPDKLYVIWTKNQIRNKQQGAFAAPEFQEYAGRQKSFSQFAAYMHYPATLTGRDEPARVATVLVSAGYLEMLGISPFLGRGFAAEEYQIGRNQVALLTEQFWRERFGADPAIVGKVLRLDNELHVVAGILPRIKGENRQVDMYLPLALSPEAAASWDSRFLYVTGRLNDGITSEQASAELKSIGAAISADHPESNIGTEPYLVPAEREAQGDARQPLLVLSAAVGLVLLVTCSNVANLLLVRAAARHKEVAIRSAMGASQGRVFRQMITESLTLALMGGAVGLFVAWWGVRIIGRWSSTTMPNMALAQVDWLVVGYTFVVSAVAGILFGGIPAWQVLRLNLADTLRDETRGTSGGARKGLTRSLLVVSEVALSVILLVGAGLLLRTFIELSRLDLGFNSDHVLTLRTTLAETAYADDAAKANYVRRIIERLERVPGVVSAGVSTALPMMQVNWLTDFSVDGRPAQSGQKESATYTAVTPRYLDTIGARLVKGRMISETDNETAPPVVLISEALAKRTFPGEDAVGKSINMRVGRFKTHAQIIGVVHDIAYAKPDEKPRPIIYQPHAQRSWPFLAFAIRTSADPMSLEGAVRRAFFEVDSSLPVEKVQPLGALMDKVLAQQRLALVLLIVFAGLAVVLAAVGLFGVLAVAVAQRSREMGIRMALGASGQDILRLVLTQGMGLTTAGIFAGLLAAPLASQVMRQMLYGVQPLDPITFAAVALLVLAASLAACVLPAWRASKVDPGNALRGE; translated from the coding sequence GTGCGAAGTCTGTTGGAAGACGTGCGGTACGCTGTCCGGCTCTTATTCCGCCAACCCGGATTTACTTTGGCAGCGGTGCTTTTGCTCGCATTGGGCATTGGGGTAAACAGCGCCATCTTCAGTATTGTCGATAGTGTCCTGCTGCATCCGCTGTCGTACAAGGATCCCGACAAGTTGTATGTGATCTGGACGAAAAACCAGATCCGCAACAAACAGCAGGGTGCATTCGCAGCACCGGAGTTCCAGGAATATGCCGGGCGGCAGAAGAGCTTTTCCCAGTTTGCCGCGTATATGCACTATCCGGCTACGTTGACCGGCAGGGACGAGCCGGCCCGGGTGGCCACTGTCCTGGTCAGTGCCGGCTACCTGGAGATGCTGGGTATCTCACCGTTCCTGGGCAGGGGGTTTGCCGCCGAGGAGTATCAGATCGGCAGGAATCAGGTCGCTCTGCTGACGGAACAGTTTTGGCGGGAGCGATTCGGCGCCGATCCGGCGATTGTCGGAAAAGTCCTGCGGCTGGATAATGAACTTCACGTCGTCGCCGGTATCTTGCCCCGGATAAAAGGCGAAAATCGCCAGGTCGACATGTATCTTCCTCTCGCGCTCTCTCCGGAAGCCGCGGCGTCGTGGGATTCCCGCTTTTTGTATGTGACAGGCCGCCTGAACGACGGAATCACCAGTGAACAAGCTTCAGCGGAGTTGAAGTCGATCGGCGCGGCCATTTCCGCCGACCATCCGGAATCCAACATCGGCACGGAACCGTATCTCGTTCCGGCCGAACGGGAAGCGCAGGGTGATGCCCGCCAACCTCTGCTGGTGCTGTCTGCCGCCGTCGGGTTGGTTCTACTGGTCACGTGTTCGAATGTGGCCAACCTGCTGCTGGTCCGTGCCGCCGCCCGCCATAAAGAAGTCGCTATTCGCAGCGCCATGGGCGCATCCCAGGGCCGGGTCTTTCGCCAGATGATTACCGAAAGCCTGACGTTGGCCCTGATGGGGGGGGCCGTCGGCCTGTTCGTCGCATGGTGGGGTGTCCGCATCATCGGGCGGTGGAGTTCCACCACCATGCCCAACATGGCCCTGGCGCAAGTGGATTGGCTTGTCGTCGGCTACACGTTTGTGGTTTCCGCGGTGGCGGGCATCCTGTTTGGCGGAATTCCGGCGTGGCAGGTGCTGAGGCTCAACCTGGCGGACACTTTGCGCGACGAGACCCGCGGCACCTCGGGCGGTGCCCGGAAAGGGCTGACCCGCTCGCTGCTTGTGGTGTCGGAGGTCGCGCTGTCGGTCATTCTGCTGGTTGGTGCGGGCCTGTTGCTGCGCACGTTTATCGAACTCAGCCGCCTGGACTTGGGCTTCAACTCGGACCATGTGCTGACTCTCCGCACCACCCTCGCCGAGACTGCCTATGCCGACGATGCAGCCAAGGCGAATTATGTCCGCCGCATCATTGAGCGGCTGGAGCGCGTGCCTGGGGTGGTTTCGGCCGGCGTCAGCACGGCCCTGCCCATGATGCAGGTCAACTGGCTGACGGATTTCTCGGTGGACGGCCGCCCTGCGCAATCGGGACAGAAGGAATCGGCGACCTACACGGCGGTGACACCGCGATATCTGGATACGATCGGTGCCCGCCTCGTCAAGGGGCGCATGATCTCCGAGACCGATAACGAGACGGCGCCGCCGGTAGTGCTGATTTCCGAAGCGCTGGCGAAACGGACGTTCCCGGGTGAGGACGCCGTGGGCAAGTCCATCAATATGCGGGTGGGCCGCTTCAAGACGCATGCCCAGATCATTGGCGTCGTCCACGATATTGCCTACGCTAAGCCGGACGAGAAGCCGCGCCCCATCATCTATCAGCCGCATGCGCAGAGGTCCTGGCCCTTTCTGGCGTTCGCCATCCGGACGAGTGCCGACCCGATGTCCCTGGAAGGGGCTGTCCGGCGGGCGTTCTTTGAGGTGGATTCATCGCTGCCGGTGGAGAAGGTGCAGCCTCTGGGCGCCCTGATGGATAAGGTATTGGCCCAACAGCGCTTGGCTTTGGTGCTTCTGATTGTGTTCGCCGGGCTCGCCGTCGTGCTGGCGGCTGTCGGGCTGTTCGGTGTTCTGGCCGTTGCCGTGGCGCAGCGCAGCCGGGAGATGGGCATCCGGATGGCGTTGGGCGCCAGTGGCCAGGACATCCTGCGACTCGTTTTGACGCAGGGCATGGGGCTGACCACGGCTGGCATTTTCGCCGGTCTGCTCGCGGCTCCGTTGGCCAGCCAGGTCATGCGCCAGATGCTGTACGGAGTTCAGCCGCTGGATCCTATCACCTTCGCTGCCGTGGCTTTGCTGGTCCTGGCCGCTTCCCTGGCCGCCTGCGTCCTGCCTGCTTGGCGGGCGTCGAAGGTGGATCCGGGCAACGCACTGCGCGGAGAATGA
- a CDS encoding sigma-54-dependent transcriptional regulator, translating into MSSYRTQTRLLVADDQEDVLAALRLLLKPEGLALDCVTSPHAVLSALDQKEYDLLLMDLNYTRDTTSGQEGFELMSKVQQVDSMLPIVVMTAWGSVEVAVEAMRRGAKDFIQKPWDNARLLAIVKTQLELSAALRRGARLEAENRLLQADGRPVMIAEAQSMQPVLQLVSRVGPSDANVLITGEPGTGKEVVARTIFAISERSTQPMVTVNMGGLAEGIFESELFGHVKGAFTDAKTDRVGRFELADGGTIFLDEIANLPFNLQAKLLRVLETGEMERVGSSKTKRVNVRVISATNANLHQEAAENRFRQDLLFRLNTIEIHLPPLRERKEDIPLLAAHHLSQMARRYRKPVGGFDPPALQAMLEHPWQGNVRELNHVIERAVLMAQDHVIRSSDLALRPSRETGGRLEDMSLEEVEAFLIKKALARYGGNVSQAAGALGLSRSALYRRIQRYGL; encoded by the coding sequence ATGTCATCCTATCGAACCCAAACCCGGCTTCTGGTGGCCGACGACCAGGAAGACGTCCTGGCTGCACTCAGACTCCTGCTGAAGCCGGAAGGCCTGGCGCTCGATTGCGTCACTTCGCCCCATGCGGTGTTGTCCGCGCTCGACCAGAAGGAATACGACCTTCTGCTGATGGACCTCAACTACACCCGCGACACCACGTCGGGTCAGGAAGGGTTCGAACTGATGAGTAAGGTGCAGCAGGTGGATTCCATGCTGCCCATCGTGGTGATGACTGCCTGGGGCAGTGTCGAAGTGGCTGTCGAAGCCATGCGGCGTGGAGCGAAGGACTTTATCCAGAAACCCTGGGACAATGCCCGGCTGTTGGCTATCGTCAAGACCCAATTGGAGTTGTCCGCCGCGCTGCGGCGTGGGGCGCGGCTGGAAGCGGAAAACCGGCTGCTGCAGGCAGACGGCCGGCCGGTGATGATTGCCGAGGCGCAATCGATGCAGCCGGTGCTTCAGCTTGTCTCACGGGTAGGTCCGTCGGACGCCAACGTACTGATTACCGGCGAACCCGGCACCGGCAAAGAGGTGGTGGCGCGCACGATCTTTGCGATCAGTGAACGCTCCACCCAGCCCATGGTCACCGTGAACATGGGTGGGCTGGCGGAAGGCATCTTCGAGAGCGAACTCTTCGGACACGTGAAGGGCGCGTTCACCGACGCCAAGACCGACCGTGTCGGCCGGTTTGAACTCGCCGACGGCGGGACGATCTTCCTGGACGAAATTGCGAATCTCCCGTTCAACCTGCAGGCCAAGCTGCTGCGCGTGCTGGAAACCGGCGAAATGGAGCGCGTCGGTTCGTCGAAGACGAAACGCGTCAACGTACGCGTCATCTCGGCCACCAACGCCAACCTGCACCAGGAGGCGGCCGAGAACCGCTTCCGGCAGGATCTCCTATTTCGCCTGAACACGATTGAGATCCACCTGCCGCCACTCCGTGAACGCAAGGAAGATATCCCGCTGCTAGCGGCGCACCACCTGTCGCAGATGGCGCGGCGCTACCGCAAACCGGTGGGCGGCTTCGATCCTCCGGCACTGCAGGCGATGCTCGAGCATCCCTGGCAGGGCAACGTGCGCGAGTTGAACCACGTGATCGAGCGCGCTGTCCTCATGGCGCAGGACCACGTCATCCGCAGCAGCGATCTGGCTCTCCGGCCGTCCCGTGAAACTGGCGGCCGCCTGGAAGATATGAGTTTGGAAGAGGTCGAGGCCTTTCTCATCAAGAAAGCCCTGGCCCGTTACGGCGGCAATGTCAGCCAGGCCGCTGGTGCCCTGGGGCTCAGCCGCAGCGCGTTATACCGGCGCATCCAGCGTTACGGTCTATGA
- a CDS encoding PEP-CTERM sorting domain-containing protein: MNRKPVLNRKVAALYGCLLLTLIGMVTVGPAAGAAFSVSDSATYINAWATAANQTQYATFNEPNSASLNKSLDGWGTVLFDAVFTGDTFRITNAVVTCTSTGGDCGPITLRAEFWGFPLIPLNQLAVDGTSTQSFTGSYFASVNGSPLASSTIGDANFNDVPCTECSFSASVPFVNAEGVVAISMTIDSLKSGSVVNLPSSLVLQNTSAVPEPASALMLAGGLAGLAFLRKRLYR; encoded by the coding sequence ATGAATAGGAAACCTGTGCTCAACAGGAAAGTTGCGGCCCTGTATGGCTGTCTTCTGTTGACACTCATCGGAATGGTGACTGTTGGTCCGGCGGCGGGAGCCGCATTCTCGGTCAGCGACAGCGCCACTTACATCAACGCATGGGCCACCGCGGCCAACCAGACTCAATACGCCACGTTCAACGAACCCAACTCAGCCTCGCTGAACAAGTCCCTGGATGGTTGGGGGACCGTGCTCTTTGACGCGGTCTTTACAGGCGATACGTTCCGCATCACCAATGCCGTGGTGACCTGCACCTCGACCGGCGGCGACTGCGGGCCTATTACTCTCAGGGCGGAGTTTTGGGGTTTCCCCCTGATTCCCCTGAATCAGTTGGCTGTGGATGGTACCAGCACTCAGAGCTTCACCGGTAGTTACTTTGCGTCGGTGAACGGGTCGCCCCTGGCGAGCTCGACGATCGGCGACGCCAACTTCAACGACGTTCCCTGCACGGAGTGTTCCTTCTCGGCCTCTGTCCCCTTTGTCAACGCTGAGGGCGTCGTAGCCATCAGCATGACCATCGACAGCCTGAAATCAGGCAGCGTCGTGAATCTGCCCAGCTCGCTGGTGCTTCAGAACACCAGCGCGGTGCCGGAGCCTGCCTCCGCACTGATGCTGGCCGGCGGCCTGGCTGGTTTGGCCTTCCTGCGCAAACGGCTTTACCGCTAG